From the Lathyrus oleraceus cultivar Zhongwan6 chromosome 4, CAAS_Psat_ZW6_1.0, whole genome shotgun sequence genome, one window contains:
- the LOC127075021 gene encoding zinc finger CCCH domain-containing protein 12 — protein sequence MDYNRDGNVVQIITGGGGGGTDSWSSDQADWATEDEYRYWNGNEAGETTPSSNSNCERQQRSGSEPPNKKSRSSSQDGGNGGGGGSNRAKAIGKMFFKTKLCCKFRVGTCPYITNCNFAHSVEELRRPPANWQEIVAAHEEERNVLEQPREEFQIPTVGSSTFVGESMNNRSYKGRHCKKFYTEEGCPYGDSCTFLHDEQSKNRESVAISLGPGGYGGGGGGSTGSGGGGGGGGGGGGSASGVVVVAAGAAAAGNGTNLKPSNWKTRICNKWEMTGYCPFGNKCHFAHGATELHRYGGGLMEGESRDGVSVVASDSKQGVSSKNQADNVVASTPPIGHSDVYHIGVPSQRPSIVSQQPGQRAHHKWKGPDKISRIYGDWIDDFD from the exons ATGGATTACAACCGAGACGGCAACGTCGTTCAAATCATCACCGGCGGAGGCGGAGGCGGCACTGATAGCTGGTCGAGTGACCAAGCAGATTGGGCGACGGAAGATGAGTACCGATACTGGAACGGAAACGAAGCCGGCGAAACCACTCCGTCTTCGAACTCCAATTGCGAGAGACAACAGCGTTCGGGAAGCGAGCCGCCGAATAAGAAATCGAGAAGCAGTTCGCAAGACGGAGGAAATGGCGGCGGCGGCGGATCCAATCGAGCGAAAGCAATTGGGAAGATGTTTTTCAAGACGAAGCTCTGCTGCAAGTTTCGTGTGGGGACTTGTCCTTACATAACGAACTGTAATTTCGCTCACAGTGTTGAAGAGCTCCGTCGGCCGCCGGCGAATTGGCAGGAAATTGTGGCGGCACATGAGGAAGAGAGGAACGTGCTTGAGCAGCCGAGGGAGGAGTTTCAGATTCCGACGGTTGGGTCGAGTACTTTTGTAGGGGAGAGTATGAATAATAGGTCTTATAAGGGTAGGCATTGTAAGAAGTTTTATACCGAGGAAGGTTGTCCTTATGGAGATAGTTGCACGTTTCTTCATGACGAGCAATCCAAGAATCGCGAAAGTGTTGCTATAAGTTTAGGTCCTGGTGGTTATGGAGGTGGTGGTGGAGGTAGTACTGGtagtggtggtggtggtggtggcggtggtggtggtggtggtaGTGCTagtggtgttgttgttgttgcggctGGTGCTGCAGCGGCTGGAAATGGAACAAATTTGAAGCCTTCGAATTGGAAAACTAGGATTTGCAATAAGTGGGAAATGACTGGGTATTGCCCCTTTGGTAACAAATGCCATTTTGCTCATGGTGCTACAG AGTTACACAGATATGGAGGTGGGCTTATGGAAGGAGAAAGCAGAGACGGTGTTTCTGTTGTTGCGTCCGACTCAAAACAGGGAGTATCATCAAAAAATCAGGCTGATAATGTGGTTGCATCAACTCCACCTATAGGTCATTCAGATGTTTATCATATTGGAGTCCCTTCACAGAGGCCTTCCATTGTGAGTCAGCAGCCAGGACAGAGAGCTCATCATAAGTGGAAAGGTCCAGATAAAATCAGTAGGATATACGGCGATTGGATCGACGACTTTGACTAG